From Microbispora sp. ZYX-F-249, the proteins below share one genomic window:
- a CDS encoding cellulose binding domain-containing protein, with protein sequence MAGLFFSGAHETGFKRGRTAWIAAAALAATAAIGAPAAHADTASCSISWSRISQYVVGFTADGRVVNTGTTPLKGWRVSWTFTGDEKLFSLLTTSWTQTGRSVTGTNVSWNGSIAPGGSVPITAVGNSTGGTFGLTGLTCTPL encoded by the coding sequence ATGGCGGGGCTCTTTTTTTCGGGCGCACATGAAACCGGTTTCAAACGCGGGCGTACGGCATGGATCGCCGCGGCCGCGCTGGCCGCCACCGCGGCGATCGGCGCTCCCGCCGCGCACGCGGACACGGCGTCCTGCTCGATCTCGTGGTCGAGGATCTCCCAATACGTCGTCGGGTTCACGGCAGACGGGCGAGTGGTGAACACCGGGACCACCCCCCTGAAGGGATGGCGGGTCTCCTGGACGTTCACCGGGGACGAGAAGCTCTTCTCCCTGCTGACGACGTCCTGGACGCAGACCGGGCGGAGCGTCACCGGCACCAACGTGTCCTGGAACGGCTCCATCGCTCCGGGAGGAAGCGTCCCCATCACCGCGGTCGGCAACTCCACCGGCGGCACGTTCGGCCTGACCGGCCTGACCTGCACCCCCCTGTAA
- a CDS encoding 4Fe-4S dicluster domain-containing protein, translated as MDAIVIDTLEPLVAELRAGGYAVVGPVVRERVIRFEEITSADRLARGWTDVQEPGRYRLAEGDGEMVFSFAASPDSAKAYTQPPRQTLFRMRGEQIEEAEEDAPRVALLGLRACDLAAIAVQDRVFLGGRHPDPAYLRRRQALLLIAVNCAVPGGTCFCVSMHTGPRATTGFDLALTELAAPHRFVVETGSARGEPIAAALPHRPASAEDLAASAEVSRDAAEHMGRHVETEGIQERLSAHDSPRWAQVGARCLTCANCTMVCPTCFCSTVEDATSFTDGTAERIERWDSCFTLDFSEVNGTPVRGSNPGRYRQWLTHKFSTWIDQFGMSGCVGCGRCITWCPVGIDVTEELANLP; from the coding sequence GTGGACGCCATCGTGATCGACACTTTGGAACCCCTGGTGGCCGAGCTGCGGGCCGGGGGCTATGCCGTCGTGGGCCCGGTGGTGCGCGAGCGCGTCATCCGCTTCGAGGAGATCACGTCGGCCGACCGGCTCGCCAGGGGCTGGACAGATGTCCAGGAGCCCGGACGCTACCGCCTGGCCGAGGGCGACGGCGAGATGGTCTTCTCGTTCGCGGCGAGTCCGGACTCCGCCAAGGCGTACACACAGCCGCCCCGCCAGACGCTCTTCCGGATGCGCGGCGAACAGATCGAGGAGGCGGAGGAGGACGCGCCGCGGGTCGCCCTGCTCGGGTTGAGGGCCTGCGACCTGGCCGCGATCGCCGTGCAGGACCGGGTCTTCCTCGGCGGCAGGCACCCCGACCCGGCGTACCTGCGGCGGCGGCAGGCCCTGTTGCTGATCGCCGTCAACTGCGCGGTCCCCGGCGGCACCTGCTTCTGCGTCTCCATGCACACCGGTCCCCGGGCCACCACGGGGTTCGACCTCGCCCTCACCGAGCTGGCCGCGCCGCACCGGTTCGTCGTCGAGACCGGCAGCGCGCGGGGCGAGCCGATCGCCGCGGCGCTGCCGCACCGCCCCGCCTCGGCCGAAGACCTCGCGGCATCCGCCGAGGTGTCCCGTGACGCCGCCGAGCACATGGGCCGCCACGTGGAGACCGAGGGCATTCAGGAACGGCTGTCGGCGCACGACTCGCCGCGCTGGGCGCAGGTCGGCGCCCGCTGCCTCACCTGCGCCAACTGCACCATGGTCTGCCCCACCTGCTTCTGCAGCACGGTCGAGGACGCCACGTCGTTCACCGACGGCACGGCCGAGCGGATCGAGCGCTGGGACTCCTGCTTCACGCTGGACTTCTCCGAGGTCAACGGGACGCCGGTGCGCGGCTCGAACCCCGGCCGCTACCGCCAGTGGCTCACCCACAAGTTCTCGACCTGGATCGACCAGTTCGGCATGTCCGGCTGCGTCGGCTGCGGGCGCTGCATCACCTGGTGTCCCGTCGGCATCGACGTCACCGAGGAGCTGGCGAACCTGCCATGA
- a CDS encoding FAD/NAD(P)-binding protein: MTGGPHPMTPAPYRVRSRRPDRADTVTLTLEPVRGDCPPFRPGQFTMLYAPGVGEIAVSISGRARSGGYTQTIRAVGAVSAALCGKRPGDVVGLRGPYGQGWGLRAAAGLDVVVAAGGLGLAPLRPVVRALLRDRPGYGRVSVIAGSRAPGLLLFRRDLACWARQGADVRVIVDHPDHTWRGPVGLVTGLIDRVVFEPRRTYAFVCGPEAMMRKTAAELVRRGVAPGRVELSLERNMKCAVARCGHCQFGPLFVCEDGPVLPYDRVAPMLAVAEL, translated from the coding sequence ATGACCGGCGGCCCGCACCCGATGACGCCGGCGCCGTACCGCGTGCGCTCCCGCCGCCCGGACCGGGCCGACACCGTGACCCTGACGCTGGAGCCGGTACGCGGAGACTGCCCGCCGTTCCGGCCGGGGCAGTTCACCATGCTGTACGCCCCCGGCGTGGGGGAGATCGCGGTCTCGATCAGCGGGCGGGCCCGCTCCGGCGGCTACACGCAGACGATCAGGGCCGTGGGCGCGGTCAGCGCCGCCCTGTGCGGCAAGCGGCCCGGCGACGTCGTCGGCCTGCGCGGGCCGTACGGCCAGGGCTGGGGCCTGCGCGCGGCGGCGGGCCTCGACGTGGTGGTGGCCGCGGGCGGGCTGGGCCTCGCCCCGCTGCGGCCGGTCGTGCGGGCGCTGCTGCGGGACCGGCCCGGGTACGGCCGGGTCAGCGTGATAGCCGGCAGCCGGGCTCCCGGCCTGCTCCTGTTCCGCCGGGACCTGGCGTGCTGGGCCCGGCAGGGCGCCGACGTCCGGGTGATCGTGGACCACCCCGACCACACCTGGCGCGGGCCGGTCGGGCTGGTCACCGGCCTGATCGACCGGGTCGTCTTCGAGCCGCGCCGCACGTACGCGTTCGTGTGCGGGCCGGAGGCGATGATGCGGAAGACGGCGGCGGAGCTGGTGCGGCGCGGCGTCGCCCCCGGCCGGGTGGAGCTGTCGCTGGAGCGGAACATGAAGTGCGCGGTGGCCCGCTGCGGCCACTGCCAGTTCGGCCCGCTGTTCGTGTGCGAGGACGGGCCGGTGCTGCCCTACGACCGCGTGGCGCCGATGCTCGCCGTCGCGGAGTTGTAG
- a CDS encoding oxidoreductase, producing MPRLAVWKFASCDGCQLTFLDCEDELLSVAARVEIAYFLEASSAPGPGPYDLSLVEGSITTPEDLERIRHVRRVSKRLVTIGACATAGGIQALRDFADVREFAAVVYARPDYIATLDRSTPIAAHVPVDFELRGCPPDKHQLLEVISAFLAGRRPVVPAHSVCVECKARGNACVMVAHGTPCLGPVTQAGCGALCPAFNRGCYGCFGPMESPNHASLNHWMRELGMSTPELVRIYRTYHATAEPFRRAAEEAQGFEEGAG from the coding sequence ATGCCCCGGCTGGCCGTGTGGAAGTTCGCCTCGTGCGACGGATGCCAGCTCACGTTCCTCGACTGCGAGGACGAACTGCTCTCCGTCGCGGCCCGGGTGGAGATCGCCTACTTCCTCGAGGCGTCCAGCGCCCCCGGGCCCGGCCCGTACGACCTGTCGCTCGTGGAGGGATCGATCACCACTCCGGAGGACCTGGAGCGCATCAGGCACGTGCGGCGGGTGTCGAAGCGGCTGGTCACGATCGGCGCGTGCGCCACCGCGGGCGGCATCCAGGCGCTGCGCGACTTCGCCGACGTGCGGGAGTTCGCCGCGGTGGTCTACGCCCGGCCCGACTACATCGCCACCCTGGACCGCTCGACCCCGATCGCCGCCCACGTGCCGGTCGACTTCGAGCTGCGCGGCTGCCCGCCGGACAAGCACCAGCTGCTCGAAGTGATCTCGGCGTTCCTCGCCGGACGGCGGCCGGTGGTGCCCGCGCACAGCGTGTGCGTGGAGTGCAAGGCCAGGGGCAACGCCTGCGTGATGGTCGCGCACGGCACCCCCTGCCTGGGTCCGGTCACCCAGGCGGGCTGCGGGGCGCTGTGCCCGGCCTTCAACCGGGGCTGCTACGGCTGCTTCGGGCCGATGGAGAGTCCCAACCACGCGTCGCTCAACCACTGGATGCGCGAGCTCGGCATGAGCACCCCCGAACTGGTGCGGATCTACCGGACCTACCACGCCACGGCCGAGCCCTTCCGCCGGGCGGCCGAGGAGGCCCAGGGGTTCGAGGAGGGGGCGGGATGA
- a CDS encoding Ni/Fe hydrogenase subunit alpha — MTHKTVRIGALTRVEGEGALVVHARDGRIAGLELRIYEPPRFFEAMLRGRGHTEPPDITARVCGICPVAYQMSACQAIEAACGAEVTGPLRDLRLLLYYGEWIESHALHVYLLHAPDFLGYDSGVAMAADHRDLVERGLELKKAGNELVTAIGGRPIHPVNVRVGGFYRAPSRRELAPAAERLRRARDHALATVAWVAGFDFPDVEHDYRFLALRHPSEYAILSGAVGTGDGRAEPAGFAVADWSDHVIEEQVPHSTALHARLDGETGYLTGPLARYALNSARLSPLAREAAAAAGLGPVCRNPYRAIVVRAVEIVHACDEALRLIDGYAEPERPCVPVEPRPGVGHGASEAPRGTLYHRYRLDDGGLVAEADIVPPTAQNQARIEADLRDLLGPRLTLPEDELAALCEKAIRNHDPCISCSAHFLDLRVDHG; from the coding sequence ATGACGCACAAGACCGTGCGGATCGGCGCGCTGACCCGCGTGGAGGGCGAGGGCGCGCTGGTCGTGCACGCCCGGGACGGCCGGATCGCCGGCCTGGAGCTGCGGATCTACGAGCCGCCCCGGTTCTTCGAGGCGATGCTGCGGGGCCGGGGCCACACCGAGCCGCCCGACATCACCGCCCGCGTCTGCGGCATCTGCCCCGTCGCGTACCAGATGAGCGCCTGCCAGGCCATCGAGGCCGCCTGCGGGGCCGAGGTCACCGGCCCGCTGCGCGACCTGCGGCTGCTGCTGTACTACGGCGAGTGGATCGAGTCGCACGCGCTGCACGTCTACCTGCTGCACGCGCCCGACTTCCTCGGCTACGACAGCGGTGTCGCGATGGCCGCCGATCACCGCGACCTGGTGGAGCGCGGGCTCGAACTGAAGAAGGCCGGCAACGAGCTGGTCACCGCGATCGGCGGCCGGCCCATCCACCCGGTCAACGTCAGGGTCGGCGGGTTCTACCGGGCGCCGTCCCGCCGCGAGCTCGCCCCCGCCGCCGAGCGGCTGCGCCGCGCCCGCGACCACGCCCTCGCCACCGTCGCCTGGGTCGCCGGGTTCGACTTCCCCGACGTCGAGCACGACTACCGGTTCCTCGCGCTGCGCCACCCAAGCGAATACGCCATCCTGTCCGGCGCGGTCGGCACCGGCGACGGGCGCGCGGAACCGGCGGGCTTCGCGGTCGCGGACTGGTCGGACCACGTGATCGAGGAACAGGTGCCGCACTCCACCGCGCTGCACGCCCGGCTCGACGGCGAGACCGGCTACCTCACCGGCCCGCTGGCCCGCTACGCGCTCAATTCGGCGCGGCTGTCCCCGCTCGCGCGGGAGGCGGCCGCCGCCGCCGGTCTCGGCCCCGTCTGCCGCAACCCCTACCGCGCCATCGTCGTGCGGGCCGTGGAGATCGTGCACGCGTGCGACGAGGCGCTGCGCCTCATCGACGGGTACGCCGAGCCGGAGCGGCCGTGCGTGCCCGTCGAGCCCCGGCCGGGGGTCGGTCACGGCGCGTCCGAGGCCCCGCGCGGCACGCTCTACCACCGCTACCGGCTCGACGACGGCGGCCTGGTCGCCGAGGCCGACATCGTGCCGCCCACCGCGCAGAACCAGGCGCGCATCGAGGCGGACCTGCGCGATCTGCTGGGCCCGCGGCTCACCCTGCCCGAGGACGAGCTGGCCGCGCTGTGCGAGAAGGCGATACGCAACCACGACCCCTGCATCTCCTGCTCCGCGCACTTCCTCGACCTGCGCGTGGATCATGGCTGA
- a CDS encoding hydrogenase maturation protease yields the protein MAETVVVGIGSELRGDDAAGLEVARRLRGTLPPSVAVVENGGDPAALVEAWSGAALAIVVDAVSSGAPPGTVHLPAEPPAPSRQPSGSHALGLADAVELGRALGRLPGELVVVGIEGGDFTPGAPMTPPVLAAVRRTARGLRERLSRERPGGPRT from the coding sequence ATGGCTGAGACCGTGGTGGTCGGCATCGGGAGCGAGCTGCGCGGCGACGACGCGGCGGGTCTGGAGGTCGCCAGGCGGCTGCGGGGCACGCTGCCGCCGTCCGTCGCGGTCGTGGAGAACGGCGGTGACCCGGCGGCGCTGGTCGAGGCGTGGTCGGGCGCCGCGCTCGCGATCGTGGTCGACGCCGTCTCCTCCGGCGCTCCGCCCGGCACGGTCCACCTGCCCGCCGAACCGCCGGCGCCGTCACGTCAGCCGAGCGGCTCGCACGCGCTCGGGCTGGCCGACGCCGTCGAGCTGGGGCGCGCCCTCGGCCGGCTGCCGGGCGAGCTGGTCGTCGTCGGCATCGAGGGAGGCGACTTCACTCCTGGTGCCCCGATGACCCCGCCGGTCCTGGCCGCGGTCCGCCGTACGGCCCGTGGGCTGCGGGAACGGCTGTCCCGGGAGCGGCCTGGCGGACCTCGAACGTGA
- a CDS encoding OsmC family protein: MSESRDGVIRVAWHGADRFDVRIRRHTVRTDQPADAGGSDTGPTPAELFVGSVAAGVACCAEHYLRQRQLPAGVGVTARYSLGVCPGRIDRIELSVDAPGLPAGLRASLLSVLEHCAVRTTLRVPPLVTFEVRQAAPGTAVPAAHGPYGGPRPGPAGSSGHQE; encoded by the coding sequence ATGAGCGAGTCGCGTGACGGCGTCATCCGGGTCGCCTGGCACGGAGCCGACCGGTTCGACGTCCGGATCCGGCGCCACACGGTCCGCACCGACCAGCCCGCGGACGCCGGCGGGAGCGACACCGGGCCCACGCCGGCCGAGCTGTTCGTGGGCAGCGTGGCCGCCGGAGTCGCCTGCTGCGCCGAGCACTACCTGCGCCAGCGCCAGCTGCCCGCCGGGGTCGGCGTGACCGCGCGGTACAGCCTCGGCGTGTGTCCCGGGCGGATCGACCGGATCGAGCTGTCGGTGGACGCCCCCGGCCTGCCCGCGGGGCTGCGCGCCTCGCTCCTGTCGGTCCTGGAGCACTGCGCCGTCCGCACCACGCTGCGGGTGCCGCCGCTGGTCACGTTCGAGGTCCGCCAGGCCGCTCCCGGGACAGCCGTTCCCGCAGCCCACGGGCCGTACGGCGGACCGCGGCCAGGACCGGCGGGGTCATCGGGGCACCAGGAGTGA
- a CDS encoding sensor histidine kinase, with protein MIPQTHLDGLLTELHTRLQAVLSTRDRVHALLEAVVSVGGDLDLETMLRRIVETAVTLVDARYGALGLIGEDHTLVRFVPVGLSEQEIAGIEHWPHGLGLLGLLIKEPRPLRLARISDHPESYGFPSGHPPMTGFLGVPVRVRGEVFGNLYLTDKRGGGEFDEDDEAIVVALAGAAGVAIENARLYEDTRRRETWLRASAEITRSLLSGAETPLVLTLIAGHARRMAAADAVAILLPEEGGRTLRVAITDGDIIGAGPRGRRLPVEGSLAGQVFVHAEPRVVADLEDTDLIIAVGEAAGTGAVCAVPLGAPGAVRGVLSLGRRPGRAPFSRPEMCMLHSFAGHAAVALELDETRRDAERLGLLEDRDRIAKDLHDVVIQRLFAVAMTLTGAVRLEQHPEVAARLRTAIDELDGTIRQIRTTIFALRAPAGAPGLRARLVELVEGAREPLGFLPALRLEGQLDTRVPAAVGEHLLAVAREAISNVVRHAHAGRAAVTVRLEKDRLTLLVEDDGVGIPARGRRSGLRNLCDRAESLGGSCAAEALAAGGTRLCWSVPLPLTSGGGAAP; from the coding sequence ATGATCCCGCAGACGCACCTGGACGGGTTGCTGACCGAGCTGCACACGAGGCTGCAGGCGGTCCTGTCGACGCGCGACCGGGTTCACGCGCTGCTCGAGGCGGTCGTCTCGGTGGGCGGGGACCTCGATCTGGAGACCATGCTGCGCCGGATCGTCGAGACCGCCGTCACGCTGGTCGACGCCCGATACGGTGCCCTCGGCCTGATCGGGGAGGACCACACTCTTGTCCGCTTCGTCCCGGTGGGACTGAGCGAGCAGGAGATCGCCGGGATCGAGCACTGGCCGCACGGGCTCGGCCTGCTCGGGCTGCTGATCAAAGAACCCCGGCCGCTGCGGCTGGCCCGCATCTCCGATCACCCCGAGTCGTACGGCTTCCCTTCCGGCCACCCCCCGATGACCGGCTTTCTCGGCGTGCCCGTACGGGTCCGGGGCGAGGTGTTCGGCAACCTCTACCTGACGGACAAGCGCGGGGGAGGGGAGTTCGACGAGGACGACGAGGCGATCGTCGTCGCCCTCGCCGGCGCCGCCGGGGTGGCGATCGAGAACGCCCGGCTGTACGAGGACACCCGCCGCAGGGAGACCTGGCTGCGGGCGTCCGCGGAGATCACCAGGAGCCTGCTGTCCGGCGCCGAGACGCCGCTGGTGCTGACGTTGATCGCCGGCCACGCCCGGCGGATGGCCGCCGCCGACGCGGTGGCGATCCTCCTGCCCGAGGAGGGCGGGCGGACGCTGCGGGTCGCGATCACGGACGGCGACATCATCGGAGCCGGGCCGCGGGGGCGCCGGCTGCCCGTCGAGGGCTCGCTGGCCGGGCAGGTCTTCGTCCACGCGGAGCCTCGCGTGGTCGCCGACCTGGAGGACACCGACCTGATCATCGCCGTCGGGGAGGCGGCGGGCACCGGTGCGGTGTGCGCGGTGCCGCTCGGGGCGCCGGGAGCGGTGCGGGGGGTGCTGTCGCTGGGCAGGCGGCCGGGCCGCGCCCCGTTCAGCCGGCCGGAGATGTGCATGCTGCACTCCTTCGCCGGCCACGCGGCCGTCGCGCTCGAGCTGGACGAGACGCGCAGGGACGCCGAACGGCTCGGCCTGCTGGAGGACCGCGACCGCATCGCCAAGGACCTGCACGACGTCGTCATCCAGCGGTTGTTCGCGGTCGCGATGACGCTGACCGGCGCCGTCCGGCTGGAGCAGCACCCGGAGGTGGCCGCGCGCCTGCGGACCGCGATCGACGAACTCGACGGCACGATCCGGCAGATCCGCACCACGATCTTCGCCCTGCGGGCCCCGGCCGGCGCCCCCGGGCTGCGCGCCAGGCTCGTCGAGCTGGTGGAGGGCGCGCGGGAGCCCCTCGGCTTCCTGCCCGCCCTGCGCCTGGAGGGCCAGCTCGACACCCGCGTGCCCGCCGCCGTCGGGGAGCACCTGCTGGCCGTCGCGCGGGAGGCGATCTCCAACGTGGTGCGGCACGCGCACGCCGGCCGGGCCGCCGTCACCGTGCGCCTGGAGAAGGACCGCCTGACCCTGCTCGTGGAGGACGACGGCGTCGGCATCCCCGCCCGGGGGCGCCGCAGCGGTCTGCGCAACCTGTGCGACCGGGCCGAGAGCCTGGGCGGGTCCTGCGCCGCCGAGGCCCTCGCCGCCGGGGGCACCCGGCTGTGCTGGAGCGTCCCGCTGCCGCTGACGTCAGGAGGAGGCGCCGCGCCATGA
- a CDS encoding universal stress protein: MTPFIDPVVVGTDGSAGATAAVEWAADHAGLRGVPLRVVHAVDRLPYDGPRYPIPDCYDKLTPSGRQILDHAARVARNRRPGLVVTTQVTEGRPGRVLREQASGAAEVVIGSHGAGGFPGMLLGSVGNQVAGHVAVPVVVVRPTPTEAAAGIVAGFDCTETSGAALAYAFEEARLRGQRVRIVCAWEPPVPYGPVVATDLDGMRRAAEEYARGELRPWQGAYADVRTELDMVRGHPVSALAEASARAVLLVVGSHGRNAFTAAVLGSVSRALLAHARCPVAVVRGVLS, translated from the coding sequence ATGACCCCGTTCATCGATCCGGTCGTCGTCGGCACCGACGGGTCGGCCGGGGCGACCGCCGCGGTGGAGTGGGCGGCCGACCACGCCGGCCTGCGGGGTGTGCCCCTGCGGGTGGTCCACGCCGTCGACCGCCTGCCGTACGACGGCCCGCGCTACCCGATCCCCGACTGCTACGACAAGCTGACGCCCTCGGGCCGGCAGATCCTCGACCACGCCGCGCGGGTCGCCCGAAACCGGCGGCCCGGCCTCGTCGTGACCACTCAGGTGACCGAGGGGCGTCCCGGCCGCGTCCTGCGTGAGCAGGCTTCCGGCGCCGCCGAAGTCGTGATCGGCAGTCACGGCGCGGGCGGCTTCCCCGGCATGCTGCTCGGGTCGGTCGGCAACCAGGTCGCCGGGCACGTCGCCGTGCCGGTCGTCGTCGTACGCCCCACGCCCACGGAGGCGGCCGCCGGGATCGTGGCGGGTTTCGACTGCACCGAGACGTCCGGGGCCGCCCTGGCGTACGCGTTCGAGGAGGCGCGGCTGCGCGGTCAGCGGGTGCGCATCGTGTGCGCCTGGGAGCCGCCGGTGCCGTACGGGCCCGTGGTCGCCACGGACCTGGACGGGATGCGGCGGGCCGCCGAGGAGTACGCGCGCGGGGAGCTGCGGCCGTGGCAGGGCGCGTACGCCGACGTGAGGACCGAGCTGGACATGGTCCGCGGTCATCCGGTCTCCGCGCTCGCCGAGGCGTCGGCCCGGGCCGTCCTGCTCGTCGTGGGCTCCCACGGCCGCAACGCCTTCACCGCCGCCGTGCTCGGCTCGGTGAGCCGCGCCCTGCTCGCCCACGCGCGCTGCCCGGTCGCCGTGGTGAGGGGCGTTCTCTCATGA
- a CDS encoding CBS domain-containing protein, translated as MLAGEVMSSPAITLRRDDSVRRAIRVLYDHDITAAPVLGEHGELVGMVSEIDLLCGAFTPGGSAPRTVADVMSRQVSTVEDTADARVLTDLMITRRIKSVPVLRDERVVGMVSRRDLMALLARSDEELRDAVLAALRERYPSGTSWEVTVRDGEVDLHGPEGQGPQHVADLLAQAVPGVRPARLP; from the coding sequence ATGCTGGCCGGTGAGGTCATGAGCAGCCCGGCGATCACGTTGCGCCGGGACGACTCCGTGCGGCGGGCGATCCGGGTGCTGTACGACCACGACATCACGGCCGCCCCCGTGCTCGGGGAGCACGGCGAGCTGGTCGGGATGGTCAGCGAGATCGACCTGCTGTGCGGCGCCTTCACGCCGGGCGGCTCGGCGCCCCGGACGGTGGCGGACGTGATGTCGCGCCAGGTGAGCACGGTCGAGGACACCGCCGACGCGAGGGTGCTGACGGACCTCATGATCACGAGGAGGATCAAGAGCGTGCCCGTGCTGCGCGACGAGCGGGTGGTCGGGATGGTCAGCCGCCGCGACTTGATGGCGCTGCTGGCCAGGTCGGACGAGGAGCTGCGCGACGCCGTCCTGGCCGCGCTGCGCGAGCGCTACCCCTCCGGGACGTCGTGGGAGGTGACCGTGCGCGACGGCGAGGTCGACCTGCACGGCCCCGAGGGCCAGGGCCCACAGCACGTGGCCGACCTGCTCGCGCAGGCGGTCCCCGGGGTCCGTCCGGCCCGCCTTCCGTGA
- a CDS encoding CBS domain-containing protein — MSVEAMTAADVMSRVLVTVKPDESPLMAWELMRRGSMHHLPVVDAGSRIIGVLTREDIAAHWSGGPAEQSSSQVRQLLAGRRCPHVAPDASLPAVAAVMLESGVDVVPVMGVSGTLQGLVTVTDVLVAVAGRRGASSRTDEVSAGMFRLEPVLPPKPSRTAEDQRQGP, encoded by the coding sequence ATGAGCGTAGAAGCCATGACCGCCGCCGACGTGATGAGCAGGGTGCTCGTGACCGTGAAACCGGACGAGTCGCCGCTCATGGCCTGGGAACTCATGCGCCGGGGGTCGATGCATCACCTGCCCGTGGTGGACGCGGGTTCCCGCATCATCGGCGTGCTCACCCGGGAGGACATCGCGGCCCACTGGTCCGGCGGTCCGGCGGAGCAGTCGAGCAGCCAGGTGCGGCAGTTGCTGGCGGGGCGCAGGTGCCCGCACGTGGCGCCCGACGCGTCGCTGCCGGCCGTGGCGGCCGTCATGCTGGAGTCGGGGGTGGACGTCGTCCCGGTCATGGGGGTCTCGGGCACTTTGCAGGGGCTGGTCACCGTGACCGACGTGCTCGTGGCGGTCGCGGGCAGGCGGGGGGCCTCCTCCCGCACCGACGAGGTGTCCGCCGGGATGTTCCGCCTGGAGCCGGTGCTGCCGCCCAAGCCCTCGCGGACCGCCGAGGACCAGCGGCAGGGACCGTGA
- a CDS encoding MBL fold metallo-hydrolase, whose product MSARIDHAVTSGTFSLDGQTFDVDNNVWVLGDDDECVVFDAPHDVKAITDVIAGRRVLAILATHAHDDHVRVAPELSDATGAPVLLHPADLPVWRLTHPDREPGGTLSDGQVVEVAGTRLEVLHTPGHAPGACCFHAPDLGVVFTGDTLFQGGPGATGRSFSDFGVIIDSIRDRLLVLPPETVVHTGHGDSTTIGAELPHLDEWIRRGH is encoded by the coding sequence GTGAGTGCCCGTATCGACCATGCCGTCACGTCCGGCACCTTCAGCCTGGACGGTCAGACCTTCGACGTAGACAACAACGTGTGGGTGCTCGGCGACGACGACGAGTGCGTGGTGTTCGACGCGCCCCACGACGTCAAGGCGATCACCGACGTGATCGCGGGCCGGCGCGTCCTGGCCATCCTCGCGACCCACGCCCACGACGACCACGTGAGGGTCGCGCCAGAGCTGTCGGATGCGACCGGGGCGCCCGTCCTGCTGCACCCGGCCGACCTGCCGGTCTGGCGGCTCACCCACCCCGATCGCGAACCGGGCGGCACGCTGTCCGACGGGCAGGTCGTCGAGGTCGCGGGAACCCGCCTCGAAGTGCTCCACACCCCCGGGCACGCTCCCGGTGCCTGCTGCTTCCACGCGCCCGATCTGGGCGTCGTCTTCACCGGTGACACCCTGTTCCAGGGCGGCCCCGGCGCGACCGGCCGCTCGTTCTCCGACTTCGGCGTGATCATCGACTCGATCCGCGACCGCCTGCTCGTCCTGCCGCCCGAGACCGTCGTCCACACCGGCCACGGCGACAGCACGACGATCGGCGCGGAGCTGCCGCACCTCGACGAGTGGATCCGCCGGGGCCACTGA